Sequence from the Strix aluco isolate bStrAlu1 chromosome 16, bStrAlu1.hap1, whole genome shotgun sequence genome:
CCAGAGGGCAACTCACAATGAAAGAAATGTTCAGAGACCAAGATTTCAAGCCATCACTGGGGGTAAGGTAATCTGTATTAACGCTGTATTTATGTAAGCATGCGGTTTGTTTGAATGGAAGAAATATTCTCAGTAATGGTCTAGAAGTTGGCTAGAAAAATACGTTGTTTCTAACTGCTTGCTAAGGCCATCCACCAGTTTTGTGATAGGCAGGAAACttcactaaaacaaaacaaaaattccagAACCCTAAAAAAGGGCTGAAGCTACTTGGTGAAATGGAAGAGGTCAGTATGGAGCTCCCTGCTGTATATTAGCAGGTGTCACAGCTGTGCACTGAAGTGACATGCTTTGCCTTTtgaaaaaactaaaaagaaaccAGAGTGGTTTCATTCTAGCCTCAAACTGGCAGCATGAATCACAGCAGTGGATGCAATGTGGTAATACAGAGTATAATGACATACTTTTATTCCTGTAAAACAGCCCTTGTTGTTTTTAAACCTAGAAGGTACATTGCTACTTCTTGAGATAGCTGAAGCAGTTATATAATACAGACTTCATCAGAAATAACTTGCCACAAAGAAGTGAAGGTAGAGACCAGGCTTCTTGGAGGTGCTCTCTGTGGAGCTAATGTCCTCCCACTGTATTCACCAAAAATCCCCCTAACTTCTAAAGGAGCAAAGGTTTTGGTCAAAGCCTAACAGTTTTTGAAAATCCTTCAGTCTTACTGTACACTTCTGTGTTTCAACAGTAAAGCTTGTACTAGCACAGAAACAATTACCATTATTAAAGCTAAGTGAGGCAGAGGTGCCTATCTTACAGCCAGGAAAGCAGCAGTTACAAGGGCACTGATGCTTTCTTTTAGAGTAGACTTCCAAGGGatttgttttctctcctccagGAAGGTTTTACAGcatcagaaaaacaaagatctaaaacagaaagaaagaatacAGTGTCAGATGATAAACCTAAAGCAACTTGCATAGAAGATGATAAACTCAACCATGTCAGAATAGGACAGAAAAAATGGCAAAGAGCTCATTTGCAACAAACCAGAGACACATTATCAAACAGAATTCAATAAATGTGCAACTGATGAAgttcagaagctgaaatttcaggTAAACTGCTTATACTATATCAGTGTTACATTTATTAAACAAATCAAGTTCTGATTTAGGTACTGTCTCTGTAGAATATCTTTATGGATAACTTATAACTTTAATAACTGAGAAACTCTTATTTCCACGCACATCAAATTTCAGCATCCTTATTCTTTACTCCAAGGTGTTATATTAAATTCCTAATTATTTGGACTTGACTTTAAAATTCTGGAGAGATCAGGTAAACTAGTATGAGGACTAAAAGCCTGAACAGATGCACAGCAAGGGTCTAATAAACCTCCAATTTGTCTACAGTTCTCTGGGGTCAGCCAGAGGAATTCAGCATAGTGATTTCTTTTTGCAGAAAGCCAGAAGGAATGGAGAAACAATACAAGTTGGcagctgaaagtatttttttaggattaaagtggaagagaaagtaggCAGAGGGTAAAGGACCTGCTACTGTACATACAAACAACAAAATGCTTAGAGATCCAGCATTGAAGTCGCTGAATTTTATAGTCCCATGAAAATTAACTGAAACATTAATACCATCAGCTACAAAAAGATtacagatacatatatatgtcaTATCATTAATTTGAACTGTGGAATCTGATCCTTCAGGAGAGTTAAGTATCCAGGGAGTCTCATTAGTGGAACTGCTCATGTTTAAAGGGCATGAGCTTGGCCATAAGCTGCAGCGGGAAGTTGCTCAGTGGTACTTTTCCCCTGCAGGAAACAGGAGATAATTCAGAGTACCTGACTGCCCCCTGACAAAGGCAGCTAGCTGGTGTTTAGCCCAGGTAAGAGCCTGCAAAGAGACAGGACTCGAAGGGGTAATGCTTTGTGTGCCTATACTGAACATGGGACACACATTCAAGCACCTTCCTGAGTTGGGGTCCTAGACAGTGAATTTCActggcattttatttctttatcagaATAATAAAAGTACAGATAGCAGAGATGTGTTGTGAGTCAGCTGCTCTAAAATCAGTGCCAGCCCACAGAAGCTCATGTACATCCATATTTATACCACATGGATCATGCTCTCTGTGGTCAAGAATGTGACATGGATGTTCTGTCTGAGGATAATATAAAAGAAGCTGCCATCACAAAGactaaattatgtattttattccACTGATTTGTATCTTTCATTGTTAAAAGCATAAAAACCTGGAATTACACAGTCACATAATTGGATCTAAGGCATACAAtgtacaaatatttataaaatcagtGTACAAAGTGGGCTGCATATAATTGcattaagtagaaaaaaaatgtacaggcATAAAAAGGGAGTCCCAAAGAGGAGGATACTATTAAAGTGCTAACAATAAAAAGATATACATAGTTCATTACATGCATTAAAACAGCCTCGTATTTTATTCCTGTGATTGCCAAGAAACAACAAACATCATAGAACAAAAGTTAAATTAACACTTTGTCCTGCATTGACATCTACCACATGGGTTTGTTGCACCATGTCCTCTGAGGTTGCTGTGACAGAATAGGTGCCAGGAGAAACTTCAATGTAGATGTCTTCGGAAGCTTGTCTGgtctttagggggaaaaaaaacaagtttcattACTATTTAGTCATCTTAGATTtcccacagaaataaaaattttgaatttggataaaaaaaaattacatttcagctAGATAAATGTactaacatttttcaaaatatacaggCAGCATGGACAAAACTGTAAAACATTTCTGTCAGTGCAAAAATTAGCAAGTGCTATACTCAAAGTATTTCATCTAATATTTCAATCAATGGAAATAATCAACATGCTGTAATCTCTGCCTCACAGAACTGAAAGTTACCAACCTAAATGGTTTTGAACATAAACCTGGAAAACATCCATACAACAAGGGTGCTCTGCCTAATTTGTACTGTGGTACAGATTCCATGTTTCTCATCTTTTGTGACTTAGAAGTTCCCGAAATTGATTTGGTGAGGTGTtaggctttgaaaaataaaaaaagttttcttttccttgaagaaCAGAAGTCTTCAGAGAGACTGTAAGAGGGCCAAGCATAACTGGCTAAGCAACTGCTGCGTGCCTTGCTGCATGCCTTTCCTCAGCACAGGGAGTGTCAGGAGCACAAATGAGGTGAGACTGGAGAACTGCTGGATTATTGCTGCTGATGCAATTCACAAGAGCCTAAAGATTAATCACGGTGTTTGACATTCTGTACCAGTCCAAAATATGAAGTAGACTCTTAACTGGTTATGTGCCAGAATGACACAATCTGGTTTGTAATTAATTGTGCAAGTCTCTGTATGCCCACCTATACATACGTTAGGATTGTGAATGCACCAGTGGTAAATCTTCTGTGCCGTCACAAAGTCTCCATACCCGATCACAAATTTTAACCAGTTTGATGCAAAATGATAAAGAAATGCTATAtctcaatttaaaaacaaagtatcctataaacttacatgttgctggCAAGTTTTAGCTTGACTGGGTGCTACAGAGGCTTCAGttctctgtaaagaaaaatatactgtttTCTAATGATACAACACAAAGGCAAATTCAGCCCCCGAAAGAAGGATGCTTTATGTACATGAAATTTTCCCCTCCACAGAAGGACTGGTATGATACTGATTGGTGCCACCAGAAGTTACTCTGCCTCCCCCCTGACCCTGCAACAGAAGACTTGGATCAGTCCAGGTGTTCACATGCCTATGATGTCAAACCACATACATCAGTGTAAGCGAGTGTCACAGACACTAGATAGGTAACAACTGTCCCGTGGTGAGGGACAGAATAACctttaatcaaaaccaaaaccacctaCTTACTTCCTCCTCTTCAGAGGACTCCAGCTCTCTTTCCTCTGCTTGCCTGCCATGGTATCTGCAGATGTGTTTGATTTCATGCTCTTTGCATCTAGAGGCTGCCATGAAGCTATAGTACTTCTGGACAACGATAGAAACAGAATATTATGGAGAGAAGCATCAAAGCCATGCTCACAACTACTGTGGATTTACAATTAAAAGTGGAACTGCACAGCTATTGACCTTCTGTATTAACTGGCTGGTTTGTTCTTGTGTGAGGATGAAAACAATGCCTGGATGTGCACAGGACATCTGCGTTCTGGTACAAAACTGTCAGCCGTGGTTTTAGATGCCTGTCTCCTGACACAATACATAGGGACTCCAACACCTCAGGACTGAATTCATGAAAATATCAGGAGGAATGCTCTGGAAACATCTACCTGGTCAGGAAGAAATGCTCTGGTGGATGTGTATGCAAGCTAGGTGCTTTGCAACCTAGCCAGTGAAGACTGGTTCTGCAGGGCATGGGCAGGAGCAGTGCTCTAAAAGCAGAACATGTTAATACTAAAAAATGAGTTGGTAAAGAAGCTGAAGTGTCTTCAAGGCTGGCACCAGTAGCATAGCAGTTTTGAGAATTGTATTTAAGCCCACAGCAGCCCTTTTCTGGCTCCACAGTAAAGGTACTTGAATCTTCCCCACTGCAGATTAAATATTTGAGTACAGCTCTGCTGCCATCTGCTGTCACCAGAGAACTCCTCCCAGAGTTACCTTTTCGATCACGGGGACCAGAAGGTTCCAAAATATCTATTTAATTTCACTTCTATTTTCCTTGTCTCTGACTGTCAAGACTAAACTTAACAAAAGTAAGGCCAATAGCAATTCTTATTTCCAAATCTACTGCTGTGCTTTATTCTTTGAGGTTATGCACACATCAACAGATCTGGTTGCTTGTATTGTGGTTTACTGTGAAGCTATGTCCCAAAATACATGAAATACTCTGACCTATTGCATAATGCTTCACAGAGCATCTTTGTATCACAGGTGAGCTGGATCCTTTTACGTGATGTCACTGAGCAAATAAATGAAATCAAACTTTTGGTAAGAAATATGGGTAAACTTTAGTCCCTTAGTAACTCTAAAGAACTCAAATCATAATTTTAATCATTTGCCTAAATGGTTGTATTTGGCTGTGGATTTTTATTTGCACTTTGTAAACTTTACCCATGAACTTGTAGGTCTGAAAATTCCCCCCTCCCTCACCTTTTATGACTCTTCTCTACAGAAGATGGCTGAAACAGTATTGTCTTGGCTGATGCATAACTGTGGAAGCCACCCACTGCTTGTTCAAACTCTAATACTAACAGGACAGAGGATGAATCTCTATACacagttacatttttgtttcatcttgtGTAAAACTATTCTGCTAGAGTTGTTTTAGGATTAACTGGTTACTGTGTATGTAGTGCTTTGAAATGATAAAGGAGTTGCTTAAGAGCTAATCAGCTGTTGTGTGTTGAACTACTGTTTAACTTAATTGAAGACTTAGCCTCTGTTATTAACTCTGTAGACGAGGAGCTCCCTGCTGCATTATGATAACTGATTCTGAAGGGCATAGATGATGTAAACTGTGATGGGAGTTTTCAGAGACTATAATGCAGTAGTCGGGCTGCAGGGCTTCATTCACAAGGACGAGCTGCAGAGATGATCATACCCTGCAGAGTAACGACACCCAGCAGCCAGAGCCAACATGAAAGCTGTGGAGCTGTGCATCTGTGTGCCATACCTCTCCATTTCTACTTATCACAAATAAAGATGTGGTGCTGCTCAGAACTGAGCACACACTCCTTATCCAGTAGCAACTTCCCAAATCCAGTTTGCTTAAACAACACGGGGGATGGTTAACTCTAAATTCAGAGCAAATGTGTGACACACAGCAATCTCTTTGCTTGAGATTCAGACTCTCCCTTACTTCTGCCACCCAGAGCATACCGACTCTATCAGCCAGCATAAACAGCTCATGGTGGCATGATGAAAACCAAGGGTTAACTCTGTTGTAAAGCTACTTCACAGCAGAGGTGCAGAGGTACCCACCAGCACTGGAAACAACTCTGTACATTGTGACACCTGACAACCCTGCCTGCAGTGGCTGACACAATGTAATTTGTGATGTCATCTGACATTTCTGTCTCTCTAACCGTATTGCCTTTCCACCAAGAAGCGGAGGAACCCTCTGTTAAAATCCGTACTGGTACTGTCTATGGAAAACACTGATAGTGGTGCTTATCAACTCAGGGTAACACTGGTGAAATGTACCATGTAACTACCACATGATGGCAAATGCCCCAAATTTCTTAATCTAGGCTGGCATCACAGGCTCACTGGCTAAGCTCTTGC
This genomic interval carries:
- the AKIP1 gene encoding A-kinase-interacting protein 1 isoform X2, with amino-acid sequence MERARAGRTAGLARDVLERARRRPVGRLPASGPEEDSERLSAAFTSLVNLMNQATKECEKYYSFMAASRCKEHEIKHICRYHGRQAEERELESSEEEERTEASVAPSQAKTCQQHTRQASEDIYIEVSPGTYSVTATSEDMVQQTHVIFVFLML
- the AKIP1 gene encoding A-kinase-interacting protein 1 isoform X1 produces the protein MERARAGRTAGLARDVLERARRRPVGRLPASGPEEDSERLSAAFTSLVNLMNQATKECEKYYSFMAASRCKEHEIKHICRYHGRQAEERELESSEEEERTEASVAPSQAKTCQQHTRQASEDIYIEVSPGTYSVTATSEDMVQQTHVVDVNAGQSVNLTFVL
- the AKIP1 gene encoding A-kinase-interacting protein 1 isoform X3, with the protein product MNRKCRGAASLTGGGIAREEDSERLSAAFTSLVNLMNQATKECEKYYSFMAASRCKEHEIKHICRYHGRQAEERELESSEEEERTEASVAPSQAKTCQQHTRQASEDIYIEVSPGTYSVTATSEDMVQQTHVVDVNAGQSVNLTFVL